The following nucleotide sequence is from Mucilaginibacter sp. cycad4.
TAAGGGACGTACAGCTATGCCTGCCGCTGCCGGTACCAGTCCGACAGCGATTTAATTAGTAATGTCAAAAATCAATTATAAGTCTGTCGAAGAGATAGAACTCATAAGAGAAAGTTCTTTACTTGTTTCAAAAACACTCGGAGAGATAGCTAAGGTTATTGCTCCGGGTGTTAAAACAATTGAACTGGATAAACTTGCCGAAACCTTTATACGGGACAACGGCGGGGTTCCTGCCTTTTTAAACTATCACGGATTTCCTTACTCACTGTGTATTTCGCTGAATGACCAGGTTGTACACGGTTTCCCCGGATCGCATGTTTTAACTGAAGGCGACCTGGTATCGGTTGATTGCGGTGTTGTTTTAAATAAATACTACGGCGATTCGGCTTATACCTTTGCCATTGGCGAAGTAAGCGACCAGGTTAAAAAGCTGATGCGTGTTACGCAGGAATGCTTAAAGCTGGGTGTTGAAAAAGCGGTTGTAGGGATGCGTATAGGTGATATAGGATACGCGGTACAGGAACATGCCGAAAAGAACGGCTTTGGTGTAGTAAAGGAGCTGGTGGGCCATGGTGTAGGGTTAAAACTGCACGAAAAGCCCGAAGTACCTAACTATGGCAAACGCGGTGCCGGTATCAAACTGGAAGAAGGGATGGTTATAGCCATTGAGCCCATGATCAATGCCGGCCGTGCCGGTGTTAAGTTTTGGGATGATGGCTGGACAGTTTCAACATCCGACAAGAAACCTTCGGCACATTACGAGCATACAGTAGCAGTACGCAAAGGTACACCAGACATTTTATCGACGTTTGATTACGTAGAAAATGTTTTAAAAGAAAAAAATAATAATTAAATAATTTTTTATTAATTTTGCATCCCGGTTTTAGGGCGGATAATTAAGTAATAATCAACAAAATATGGCTAAACAATCTTCGATTGAGCAAGACGGTACAATTAGAGAGGCATTGTCAAATGCAATGTTCAGAGTTGAACTTGAAAATGGTCATGAGATTATAGCGCACATATCGGGCAAAATGCGTATGCACTACATTAAAATTCTTCCTGGCGACAGGGTGAAACTGGAAATGAGTCCATATGATTTAACAAAGGGTAGAATAACCTATAGATATAAATAAAAAGATGAAAGTTAGAGCATCCATCAAAAAGCGCAGCGCTGAT
It contains:
- the map gene encoding type I methionyl aminopeptidase gives rise to the protein MSKINYKSVEEIELIRESSLLVSKTLGEIAKVIAPGVKTIELDKLAETFIRDNGGVPAFLNYHGFPYSLCISLNDQVVHGFPGSHVLTEGDLVSVDCGVVLNKYYGDSAYTFAIGEVSDQVKKLMRVTQECLKLGVEKAVVGMRIGDIGYAVQEHAEKNGFGVVKELVGHGVGLKLHEKPEVPNYGKRGAGIKLEEGMVIAIEPMINAGRAGVKFWDDGWTVSTSDKKPSAHYEHTVAVRKGTPDILSTFDYVENVLKEKNNN
- the infA gene encoding translation initiation factor IF-1; the encoded protein is MAKQSSIEQDGTIREALSNAMFRVELENGHEIIAHISGKMRMHYIKILPGDRVKLEMSPYDLTKGRITYRYK